One window of the Niallia circulans genome contains the following:
- a CDS encoding glycoside hydrolase family 2 protein: protein MTRQEYPRPQFVRDQWINLNGTWQFQFDDKNVGEQEQYFNKETLDKEIQVPFVYQSKLSGIGERTIHEYVWYKKEVVIPKYADKRTILHFGAVDYYCKVYVNGKFVGDHEGGHTSFSFDISNYILDENQSITVKVYDPIKDETIPRGKQFWEEEPRAIWYTNSTGIWQTVWVEQVNNDYLEKVRFTPDLDRGVVWMDFDLNKEAEISKANYYVKYKISFKNILIAEDRIKMNNLAEKRAVDIIQNKIFRTNFHDSGYTWSPEHPNVFNVSIELCDEKGIVLDKVQSYFGYRKVHTENGMVYLNNKPYYQKLVLDQGYWPEGLLTAPKAEDYKKDIELAKEMGFNGCRKHQKTEDPLFMYYADTLGFLVWGECASAPVYTKEAATRLMKEWMEIVDRDYNHPSIVTWVPLNESWGIPDIHHDKKQQHFSTTMYHMLHAIDGTRLVISNDGWEATVTDICAIHNYGHGNADEKAKYQYFKESISTVDNLLTHSHSKWEVYAENHSHQGEPILLTEFGGIAFKIGEQSGWGYTSVENAEDYITEYRKIMEAIFQSKGLWGYCYTQLTDVEQEINGILTYNRIPKCDLSKINELNNLFFPERLAIKGKAANGGIN from the coding sequence ATGACGAGACAAGAATATCCCCGTCCGCAGTTCGTACGTGACCAGTGGATTAACTTAAATGGAACTTGGCAATTTCAGTTTGACGATAAGAATGTTGGTGAACAAGAGCAATATTTTAATAAAGAAACACTGGATAAAGAAATACAAGTACCGTTTGTTTACCAATCTAAGTTAAGTGGAATTGGGGAAAGAACCATTCATGAATATGTATGGTATAAGAAAGAAGTAGTGATTCCTAAATACGCAGATAAACGAACGATCTTGCATTTTGGTGCAGTAGATTACTATTGCAAGGTATACGTGAACGGAAAATTTGTGGGAGACCATGAAGGCGGGCATACTTCATTCTCATTTGATATTTCGAATTATATATTAGACGAAAACCAAAGTATTACTGTTAAAGTCTATGATCCTATCAAAGATGAAACCATTCCACGAGGGAAGCAGTTCTGGGAAGAAGAACCAAGGGCGATTTGGTATACGAATTCTACAGGGATTTGGCAGACGGTCTGGGTGGAACAAGTAAATAATGATTATCTGGAAAAAGTTCGATTTACTCCTGATCTAGACCGCGGTGTCGTCTGGATGGATTTTGATTTAAATAAAGAAGCAGAAATATCAAAAGCGAATTATTATGTGAAATACAAAATAAGTTTTAAGAATATTTTAATTGCGGAAGATCGAATTAAAATGAATAATCTTGCGGAAAAACGTGCGGTTGATATTATCCAAAATAAAATCTTTCGCACAAATTTTCACGATAGCGGCTATACTTGGTCACCGGAACACCCAAATGTATTTAACGTATCTATCGAACTTTGTGATGAAAAAGGAATCGTTTTAGATAAAGTACAATCTTATTTCGGCTATCGAAAAGTTCATACAGAAAATGGTATGGTTTATTTAAACAATAAACCATATTATCAAAAGCTGGTTCTTGATCAAGGTTATTGGCCAGAGGGGCTTTTAACGGCGCCGAAAGCAGAAGATTATAAAAAGGATATAGAATTAGCGAAAGAAATGGGATTCAATGGCTGTAGAAAGCATCAAAAAACAGAAGATCCTCTCTTCATGTATTATGCAGATACATTAGGTTTTCTAGTATGGGGAGAATGTGCATCTGCTCCTGTTTATACAAAAGAAGCGGCGACAAGATTAATGAAGGAATGGATGGAAATAGTCGATCGTGACTATAATCACCCTTCTATCGTTACTTGGGTTCCCTTAAATGAAAGCTGGGGTATTCCGGATATTCATCATGATAAAAAACAACAGCATTTCTCTACAACCATGTATCACATGCTCCATGCTATTGATGGTACACGTCTGGTTATCTCAAATGATGGCTGGGAAGCAACCGTTACAGATATCTGTGCGATTCATAACTACGGTCATGGAAATGCCGATGAAAAAGCGAAGTATCAATACTTCAAAGAGTCCATATCTACAGTTGATAATTTACTTACACATTCACATAGTAAATGGGAAGTGTATGCAGAAAACCACTCCCACCAAGGAGAACCAATCCTGTTAACAGAATTCGGAGGCATCGCCTTTAAAATCGGCGAACAAAGCGGTTGGGGCTACACTTCTGTGGAGAACGCAGAAGATTATATAACAGAATACCGCAAAATCATGGAAGCAATCTTTCAATCAAAGGGATTATGGGGCTATTGCTATACGCAGCTGACAGATGTTGAACAAGAAATTAATGGGATTTTAACGTATAATCGGATTCCAAAATGCGATTTATCCAAGATTAATGAACTGAATAATCTCTTCTTTCCCGAGCGATTGGCGATTAAAGGGAAGGCGGCTAATGGAGGCATAAACTAA
- the def gene encoding peptide deformylase: MAVKQIVMYPDPVLEIPCAEVTVFDKKLAKLLNDMYDTMIEFDGVGLAAPQIGISKRIAVVDIDDDMGTLELINPKLLEVNGSQVGPEGCLSFPGLFGDVERPLSITVEAQNRKGKKYIIEAEEYLARAILHEMDHLDGVLFTSKVIRYLEEDELEGVEAND, encoded by the coding sequence GTGGCAGTAAAACAAATTGTAATGTACCCGGATCCGGTGTTAGAAATACCATGCGCGGAAGTTACAGTCTTTGATAAAAAATTAGCAAAGTTATTAAACGATATGTATGATACAATGATTGAATTTGACGGAGTAGGACTAGCTGCTCCACAAATCGGTATATCGAAACGCATTGCTGTAGTAGATATTGATGATGATATGGGTACACTGGAATTAATTAATCCCAAATTATTAGAAGTAAATGGCTCTCAAGTTGGTCCCGAAGGATGTTTAAGTTTCCCGGGATTATTCGGAGATGTCGAAAGACCATTGTCTATTACAGTAGAGGCGCAAAATAGAAAAGGAAAAAAATATATAATAGAAGCAGAAGAATATTTAGCACGAGCAATTTTACATGAAATGGATCATTTAGATGGAGTGCTATTTACATCAAAGGTAATTCGCTATCTAGAGGAAGATGAGCTAGAAGGAGTGGAAGCAAATGACTAA
- the fmt gene encoding methionyl-tRNA formyltransferase codes for MTKVVFMGTPDFSVPVLQRLLEEKYEVIAVVTQPDRPVGRKKVLTPPPVKVEALKHDIPVYQPEKIRQSDELKAIISLNPDIIVTAAFGQILPKELLDAPKFGCVNVHASLLPELRGGAPIHYSILQGKEKTGITIMYMAEKLDAGDIISVAEVEIEEEDTVGTLHDKLSRVGSDLLAETLPKLLAGEITPIPQNDEEATFAPNLKRSDEQIDWTVSGEEIYNKIRGLNPWPVAFTLYQGKVMKVWAGKKVAKKKDAAPGTIVDITDQGPIVATGNDTYIQLTEVQPAGKKKMDISEFLRGAGSKMQVNEILGVTNEEN; via the coding sequence ATGACTAAAGTAGTGTTTATGGGAACCCCGGATTTCTCTGTTCCTGTATTACAAAGATTATTAGAAGAAAAGTATGAAGTAATTGCGGTTGTGACACAGCCTGATCGTCCTGTGGGCAGAAAAAAGGTGTTAACCCCGCCGCCAGTAAAGGTAGAAGCTCTAAAACATGATATCCCTGTCTATCAACCAGAGAAGATTCGTCAATCAGACGAGCTGAAAGCTATTATCTCTTTGAACCCGGATATTATTGTGACTGCTGCGTTCGGTCAAATTTTGCCAAAAGAGCTATTAGATGCACCAAAATTCGGCTGTGTGAATGTTCATGCGTCCTTGCTTCCTGAATTAAGAGGAGGAGCTCCAATTCATTACAGTATTTTACAAGGAAAAGAAAAAACCGGTATTACGATTATGTATATGGCGGAGAAGTTGGATGCTGGTGATATTATTTCAGTTGCGGAAGTGGAAATTGAAGAAGAAGATACAGTAGGGACACTGCATGATAAATTAAGTCGTGTCGGAAGTGATTTATTAGCGGAAACTTTGCCTAAACTGTTAGCAGGAGAAATTACACCAATTCCGCAAAATGATGAGGAGGCGACGTTTGCGCCAAATCTGAAGCGTTCGGACGAACAAATTGACTGGACTGTTTCTGGAGAAGAAATTTACAATAAAATACGTGGACTAAATCCTTGGCCAGTAGCTTTCACTCTTTATCAAGGAAAGGTGATGAAAGTATGGGCGGGGAAGAAAGTGGCGAAAAAGAAAGATGCCGCTCCTGGAACGATTGTCGACATAACAGATCAAGGTCCAATTGTGGCAACAGGTAATGACACATACATTCAATTAACAGAAGTACAACCAGCGGGCAAGAAGAAAATGGACATCAGCGAATTCTTACGTGGGGCTGGCAGTAAAATGCAAGTAAATGAGATATTAGGAGTTACGAATGAAGAAAACTAA
- the rsmB gene encoding 16S rRNA (cytosine(967)-C(5))-methyltransferase RsmB — translation MKKTKKNVREAALDILEAIQKNQAYSNLLLNTTIKKNEIPSKDIGLLTEIVYGTLQRKMTLEFYLRPFLNKGKKIEEWVYILLQMTVYQIVYLDRIPDHAAINEAVEIAKKRGHKGISGFVNAVLRNMQRQGLPSFHEIQDEIERLSIETSHPTWLVKRWVEQLGVEEAKKMCEINLTAPMQTARVNTTKVSVTECIELLTEEGFQVEASEVIPEGIKVLKGNIAHSSAYEKGLLTIQDESSMIVAYALDLDKPYSVLDACAAPGGKSTHIAEKMNKDGNILSIDLHDHKVKLIKQNADRLNLPTIETKAMDSRKLDKSLEQESFDRILLDAPCSGFGVMRRKPDMKYTKTEADVDRLQKIQLDLLASVSLLLKKGGILVYSTCTIDKAENEEVVEKFLAANTQFERDSTLADRLPQDVKNYAEGNELQILPQYFGSDGFYIAALRKKVQ, via the coding sequence ATGAAGAAAACTAAAAAAAATGTGCGAGAAGCAGCATTAGATATTTTGGAAGCTATTCAAAAAAATCAAGCGTATAGTAACTTATTGCTAAATACGACGATTAAGAAAAATGAGATTCCATCTAAAGATATCGGTTTGTTAACAGAAATTGTTTATGGAACGCTGCAACGAAAAATGACCCTTGAATTTTATCTACGTCCTTTCCTCAATAAAGGAAAGAAAATAGAAGAGTGGGTTTATATTCTTCTGCAGATGACTGTCTATCAAATTGTTTATTTAGATCGTATTCCCGATCATGCTGCCATAAATGAAGCAGTAGAAATTGCTAAAAAAAGGGGTCATAAAGGAATAAGCGGCTTTGTAAATGCTGTACTAAGAAATATGCAAAGACAAGGCTTGCCATCCTTTCATGAGATTCAAGATGAAATAGAACGACTTTCCATTGAAACAAGTCATCCAACTTGGCTTGTAAAAAGATGGGTCGAGCAGCTTGGTGTAGAAGAAGCGAAAAAAATGTGCGAAATTAATCTAACAGCACCGATGCAAACTGCAAGGGTTAATACAACAAAGGTTTCTGTAACGGAATGTATAGAACTTTTAACAGAAGAAGGATTTCAAGTAGAAGCAAGTGAGGTAATTCCAGAAGGGATTAAAGTTTTAAAGGGAAATATCGCTCATTCATCTGCTTATGAAAAAGGGCTGCTGACGATTCAAGATGAAAGCTCGATGATTGTTGCTTATGCACTAGATTTAGACAAACCTTATTCCGTATTGGATGCTTGTGCAGCTCCAGGTGGTAAATCTACTCATATTGCAGAGAAGATGAATAAGGACGGCAACATCCTTTCTATTGACCTTCATGACCATAAAGTAAAGCTGATTAAGCAAAATGCAGACCGCTTAAATTTACCAACGATTGAAACGAAGGCAATGGATTCAAGAAAGCTGGACAAAAGCTTGGAGCAAGAAAGCTTTGATCGAATTCTGTTAGATGCACCATGTTCAGGGTTTGGCGTAATGAGAAGAAAGCCAGATATGAAATATACAAAAACAGAAGCAGATGTCGATCGGCTGCAGAAAATTCAGTTGGATTTACTAGCATCTGTTTCCCTGCTTTTAAAAAAAGGTGGAATATTAGTATATAGTACCTGTACCATTGATAAAGCAGAGAATGAAGAAGTGGTGGAGAAATTCTTAGCTGCCAATACGCAGTTTGAGAGAGATAGTACATTGGCAGATCGTCTGCCTCAAGATGTAAAGAATTACGCAGAAGGAAATGAATTACAGATATTACCGCAATATTTTGGCTCAGATGGCTTTTATATTGCAGCATTAAGAAAGAAGGTGCAATGA
- the rlmN gene encoding 23S rRNA (adenine(2503)-C(2))-methyltransferase RlmN — protein sequence MMEQVKTSSRRRQKAEPTIPSIYSMELQALKDWLTAHNEKAFRADQIFEWLYKKRVTSFEDMSNLSKNLRLMLQENFTITTLNTLIQQTSNDGTIKFLFELHDGYSIETVLMRHDYGNSVCVTTQVGCRIGCTFCASTLGGLKRNLEAGEIVAQVVKVQQALDELGERVSSVVIMGIGEPFDNFTSMLSFLKIINHEQALNIGARHITVSTSGIIPKIYEFADQNMQINFAVSLHAPNTELRSRLMPINRAYKLPDLIEAIRYYVDKTGRRVSFEYGLFGNVNDQVEHAEELAELVKGIKCHVNLIPVNYVPERDYVRTPKDQIFLFEKTLKKHGVNVTIRREQGSDIDAACGQLRAKERKEETR from the coding sequence ATGATGGAACAAGTAAAAACATCATCAAGAAGAAGACAAAAAGCAGAACCAACTATTCCCTCGATATACTCAATGGAATTGCAAGCACTAAAGGATTGGCTGACAGCGCATAATGAAAAGGCGTTTCGTGCGGATCAAATTTTTGAATGGCTATATAAAAAGAGAGTAACCTCTTTTGAAGACATGTCTAACTTATCGAAAAATTTACGTTTAATGCTTCAGGAAAATTTTACGATTACAACATTAAATACGCTTATTCAGCAAACATCAAATGATGGGACTATTAAATTTTTATTTGAATTACATGATGGATATTCCATTGAAACAGTTTTAATGCGCCATGATTATGGTAATTCTGTTTGTGTAACAACCCAAGTTGGCTGTCGAATCGGCTGTACTTTCTGTGCTTCTACATTAGGTGGATTAAAAAGAAACTTAGAAGCAGGAGAAATCGTTGCACAAGTCGTAAAAGTACAACAGGCATTAGATGAATTAGGCGAACGTGTAAGTTCAGTTGTTATTATGGGAATTGGGGAACCATTTGATAACTTTACTAGTATGTTAAGTTTCCTCAAAATTATTAACCATGAACAAGCATTAAATATTGGAGCAAGACATATCACTGTGTCAACCAGTGGGATTATCCCGAAAATTTATGAATTTGCGGATCAAAATATGCAAATTAATTTCGCGGTTTCCCTGCACGCGCCAAACACAGAGTTAAGAAGCAGACTAATGCCAATTAACAGAGCGTATAAATTACCTGATTTAATTGAAGCTATCCGCTACTATGTGGATAAAACAGGTAGACGTGTAAGTTTTGAGTATGGTTTGTTTGGGAACGTAAATGATCAAGTTGAGCATGCGGAAGAGTTAGCTGAGCTTGTGAAAGGAATCAAGTGTCACGTAAACTTAATTCCTGTTAACTATGTACCAGAAAGAGATTATGTAAGAACACCGAAGGATCAAATCTTTTTATTTGAAAAAACGTTAAAGAAACATGGAGTAAATGTAACAATCCGTCGTGAGCAAGGTTCAGATATCGATGCTGCATGTGGACAGCTTCGTGCGAAGGAGAGAAAAGAAGAGACGAGGTGA
- a CDS encoding Stp1/IreP family PP2C-type Ser/Thr phosphatase: MSQIFMTDKGKVRQHNEDSGAIIRNKSGQRLAIVADGMGGHRAGDVASSLTVEKLTELWTMVEEIKTADEAENWLESNILEVNQYVFDYASTHPECEGMGTTIIGVISTENFATIAHVGDSRCYLYNEDGFKQITEDHSLVNELVRMGQISKEDAEHHPRKNVVLRALGTDAQLNIDVMTIIFEEGDIIFICSDGLSNKVTDQQIKEILEKEITLEEKASTLIETANINGGEDNITVVILEYGDGHQAGEGQ, translated from the coding sequence TTGAGTCAAATTTTTATGACTGATAAGGGGAAAGTTAGACAACATAATGAGGATAGTGGAGCAATTATTAGAAATAAAAGCGGTCAACGCCTTGCCATCGTAGCTGATGGCATGGGTGGACACCGTGCAGGTGACGTTGCAAGCTCACTCACTGTTGAGAAACTGACAGAACTTTGGACAATGGTAGAGGAAATTAAAACAGCAGATGAGGCAGAAAACTGGTTGGAATCCAATATTTTAGAGGTCAATCAATATGTTTTCGATTATGCTTCCACCCATCCAGAATGTGAAGGCATGGGTACTACTATTATAGGGGTAATCAGTACGGAAAATTTTGCGACGATTGCTCATGTGGGAGACAGTCGGTGCTATCTTTATAACGAAGATGGCTTTAAACAAATTACAGAAGATCATTCCTTAGTAAATGAATTAGTTCGCATGGGCCAAATTTCGAAAGAAGATGCAGAGCATCATCCCAGAAAAAATGTTGTTTTGAGAGCGCTTGGAACAGATGCTCAGTTAAATATTGATGTGATGACCATTATATTTGAAGAAGGCGACATCATATTTATTTGTTCTGATGGACTATCGAACAAAGTAACGGATCAACAAATAAAAGAGATTCTTGAAAAAGAGATTACATTAGAAGAAAAGGCTTCTACTTTAATCGAAACTGCCAATATAAATGGCGGAGAAGATAATATTACGGTCGTTATTTTGGAGTATGGGGATGGTCATCAAGCAGGTGAAGGGCAATGA
- the pknB gene encoding Stk1 family PASTA domain-containing Ser/Thr kinase — protein sequence MMIGKRISGRYKVLEMIGGGGMANVYLAHDMILDRDVAVKMLRLDYVNDEEFIKRFHREAQSATSLAHPNVVNIYDVGEEGDIYYIVMEYVEGDTLKQYIHKNSPLSVETVIAIMQQITSAIAHAHQNNIIHRDIKPHNILIDKEGKVKVTDFGIAMALSATSITQTNSVLGSVHYLSPEQARGGMANKKSDIYSLGIVMFELLTGRLPFSGESAVSIALKHLQSETPSVRRWNEAIPQSVENIVLKATAKDPFYRYNSMEEMSEDLQTALNLERLDEPKFAIPVDDEATKAIPVITNDGLYKNFDETIIHTNEKEDQGKTLVKESPKKKEKKKKKKKAKKKGKKIAAIIISTFLALLLIMGLVLFLLPDLLAPEDIVVPDVAGLELDKAKTTLEEKGFVVSDTITLNSDDVEKGHVIKTSPSAGSARREGTEITIYESLGKETVVLSDYVGRKYDDVVKLLESEGFDFKDIEPIEVFDDSEPGTILEQNIKPKEEVVPSETSLEFTISKGAQLISVKDLSDYTKKEVNDYVDDVGLTVTFKEEYSDTVEKGLVISQTPEARTNLKKGAEITVVLSKGKKEVQPKEVMKEISIPYEPTEMTADGKPVEQTVRIYIGDFNNSMTEPAETFKITENTKKTIYLQIPEGQKGYYRVQIDSVVIIDEEVPYPN from the coding sequence ATGATGATTGGAAAAAGAATAAGTGGCCGTTATAAAGTCTTAGAGATGATTGGCGGAGGTGGAATGGCAAACGTCTACCTTGCGCATGACATGATTTTAGATCGAGATGTAGCAGTGAAGATGCTAAGACTCGATTATGTCAATGATGAGGAGTTTATTAAACGATTTCATCGCGAGGCGCAATCTGCTACAAGCTTAGCTCATCCGAATGTCGTCAATATATATGATGTAGGAGAAGAAGGAGACATCTATTATATTGTTATGGAATATGTGGAAGGCGATACACTGAAACAATACATACATAAAAACTCACCACTTTCTGTAGAGACAGTTATCGCAATTATGCAACAAATAACATCAGCAATCGCACATGCACATCAAAATAATATAATCCATCGCGATATAAAACCGCATAATATTTTAATAGATAAAGAAGGAAAAGTAAAAGTAACCGATTTTGGAATTGCGATGGCGTTAAGTGCGACAAGCATCACGCAAACAAATTCTGTGCTAGGCTCTGTTCATTATTTATCACCAGAACAAGCTCGTGGTGGAATGGCGAATAAAAAATCTGATATTTACTCTCTTGGGATTGTAATGTTTGAATTATTAACAGGGAGATTGCCTTTTTCTGGTGAATCAGCTGTTTCGATTGCTTTAAAGCATTTGCAGTCTGAAACTCCTAGTGTTAGAAGATGGAATGAAGCGATCCCGCAAAGTGTGGAGAATATCGTCTTAAAAGCTACTGCGAAAGATCCTTTTTATCGGTATAATAGTATGGAAGAAATGTCAGAGGATTTGCAAACAGCTTTAAATTTAGAGAGACTAGATGAACCCAAGTTTGCAATACCAGTTGATGACGAAGCAACAAAAGCAATTCCGGTTATTACAAATGATGGTTTATATAAAAATTTTGATGAGACGATTATTCATACAAATGAAAAAGAAGATCAAGGAAAAACCTTGGTAAAGGAATCTCCAAAAAAGAAAGAAAAGAAAAAGAAAAAGAAGAAAGCTAAGAAAAAGGGAAAGAAAATTGCTGCGATTATTATTTCAACCTTTCTCGCCTTGCTATTAATAATGGGACTAGTATTATTTCTTCTGCCAGATTTACTTGCACCAGAAGATATAGTTGTTCCTGATGTCGCTGGTTTAGAATTAGATAAAGCAAAGACAACGCTCGAAGAAAAAGGCTTCGTAGTGTCTGATACTATTACCTTAAATAGTGATGATGTGGAAAAAGGTCATGTTATTAAAACAAGTCCTAGTGCAGGCAGCGCGCGAAGAGAAGGGACAGAAATTACTATTTATGAAAGTCTTGGAAAAGAGACGGTCGTTCTCAGTGATTATGTAGGAAGAAAATATGATGATGTGGTGAAACTATTAGAATCAGAAGGATTCGATTTTAAAGATATTGAGCCTATCGAAGTATTTGATGATAGTGAACCAGGAACAATATTAGAACAAAATATTAAGCCAAAAGAGGAAGTAGTACCAAGTGAAACATCATTAGAATTTACAATTAGTAAAGGTGCACAATTGATTAGTGTCAAGGATTTATCGGATTATACGAAAAAAGAAGTAAATGACTATGTGGACGATGTTGGTTTAACGGTAACTTTTAAGGAAGAATATAGTGACACAGTGGAAAAAGGTCTAGTCATTTCTCAAACGCCTGAAGCTCGTACTAATTTGAAAAAAGGAGCAGAAATTACTGTTGTTCTTTCTAAAGGAAAAAAAGAAGTCCAACCGAAAGAAGTAATGAAAGAAATATCTATTCCATATGAACCGACGGAAATGACTGCTGATGGGAAGCCGGTCGAACAAACAGTAAGAATATATATTGGTGATTTTAATAATAGTATGACAGAACCAGCTGAAACATTTAAGATTACCGAAAATACTAAAAAGACAATCTATCTGCAAATTCCTGAAGGGCAAAAAGGATATTATCGAGTGCAGATTGACAGTGTGGTCATTATTGATGAAGAGGTTCCTTATCCTAACTAG
- the rsgA gene encoding ribosome small subunit-dependent GTPase A codes for MPKGKIIKALSGFYYVLSEGQLIQCRGRGVFRKNKITPLVGDEVVFQAENTTDGYILEVKERKNELVRPPIANVDQAILVFSSVEPDFSTALLDRFLVLIEYNRIDPVICMTKMDLASSEVVEKMKEYAAQYEAVGYPVILTSSETETGIGQLLPYLKDKISVFAGQSGVGKSSLLNVIRPDLDLKTNEISSSLGRGKHTTRHVELISIGDGLVADTPGFSSLEFLEIEGEDLNYCFPEIEKTSENCKFRGCLHLSEPKCAVKEAVENNEIPTYRYEHYKDFLQEIRDRKPKY; via the coding sequence ATGCCTAAAGGCAAAATTATTAAAGCGTTAAGTGGATTTTATTATGTATTAAGTGAGGGGCAATTAATACAGTGTCGCGGTCGAGGCGTTTTTCGAAAAAATAAGATAACTCCTTTAGTAGGTGATGAAGTCGTTTTTCAGGCAGAGAACACAACAGATGGCTACATTCTAGAAGTAAAAGAAAGAAAAAATGAATTAGTTAGACCACCGATTGCCAATGTGGATCAAGCAATTCTTGTCTTTTCTAGTGTGGAACCTGATTTTAGTACTGCATTATTAGATCGTTTTCTAGTATTAATTGAATACAATAGAATTGATCCGGTAATCTGTATGACAAAAATGGATTTAGCAAGTAGTGAGGTGGTTGAAAAGATGAAGGAGTACGCAGCACAATATGAAGCTGTGGGGTATCCTGTCATTTTAACCTCTTCTGAAACCGAAACGGGTATAGGACAGCTGCTGCCTTATTTAAAGGATAAAATATCGGTATTTGCCGGACAATCGGGAGTAGGAAAGTCTTCTTTGTTAAATGTAATTAGACCTGATTTAGACTTAAAGACAAATGAAATCTCCTCCAGTTTAGGAAGAGGAAAGCATACAACAAGACATGTAGAGCTTATCTCAATTGGAGATGGACTTGTTGCAGATACACCTGGCTTTAGTTCACTGGAGTTTCTAGAAATTGAAGGAGAAGATTTGAATTATTGTTTTCCTGAAATAGAAAAAACAAGCGAAAACTGTAAGTTTAGGGGCTGTCTACATCTTTCAGAACCAAAATGTGCAGTGAAAGAAGCGGTAGAAAATAATGAAATTCCAACTTATCGTTATGAGCACTATAAAGATTTCTTACAAGAAATTAGAGATCGAAAACCGAAGTATTAG
- a CDS encoding thiamine diphosphokinase, giving the protein MIVHIMAGGPKQYIPNLDNYSKDICWIGVDRGVMYLIERSLPIYAAFGDFDSISETELHAMEEKTGIIKRFKPEKDETDMELALLWAIKEGATTIRLFGATGGRLDHTIANLQLLLREALDNKHIQLEIIDKQNSVSVVQAGAYTVKKLEEYKYISFFPYSTKIVGLSLEGFKYPLVRRNLPASSTLCISNELIRETGTFSFEEGILMVIRSCD; this is encoded by the coding sequence ATGATTGTTCATATTATGGCTGGAGGACCAAAGCAGTATATTCCTAATTTAGATAACTATTCAAAAGATATTTGCTGGATAGGTGTGGATAGAGGTGTTATGTATTTAATCGAAAGATCCTTGCCGATTTATGCTGCTTTTGGTGATTTTGATTCTATTTCGGAAACAGAACTGCATGCGATGGAGGAAAAAACAGGGATTATTAAACGTTTTAAACCAGAAAAAGATGAAACAGACATGGAACTTGCTCTTTTATGGGCTATTAAAGAAGGTGCAACGACTATTCGGTTATTTGGTGCGACAGGGGGAAGACTCGATCACACAATCGCAAATCTGCAGCTATTACTACGAGAAGCGTTAGACAATAAGCATATTCAACTAGAAATAATCGATAAACAAAACAGCGTATCTGTTGTACAAGCAGGAGCTTATACGGTAAAAAAACTGGAGGAATATAAATATATTTCATTTTTCCCATATAGTACAAAGATTGTAGGTCTATCTTTAGAAGGTTTTAAATACCCTTTAGTAAGGAGAAATCTTCCTGCTAGCAGCACATTGTGTATTAGTAATGAACTAATTCGAGAAACTGGTACTTTTTCCTTTGAAGAAGGCATATTAATGGTAATAAGAAGTTGTGATTAA
- the spoVM gene encoding stage V sporulation protein SpoVM codes for MRFYTIKLPKFLGGLVRAMLGTFKKD; via the coding sequence ATGAGATTTTATACCATTAAATTGCCGAAATTTTTAGGAGGACTTGTCCGGGCGATGTTGGGGACCTTTAAAAAGGATTAA
- the rpmB gene encoding 50S ribosomal protein L28, giving the protein MPRKCVITGRKTTTGNARSHAMNANKRTWGANLQKVRILVDGKPKRVWVSARALRSGKVERV; this is encoded by the coding sequence ATGCCACGTAAATGTGTTATCACTGGAAGAAAAACAACTACAGGTAATGCTCGTTCCCATGCAATGAACGCTAACAAACGTACTTGGGGAGCTAACCTTCAAAAGGTTCGTATTTTAGTAGACGGTAAACCTAAACGTGTTTGGGTTTCTGCTAGAGCATTAAGATCTGGTAAAGTAGAACGTGTTTAA